A region from the Amycolatopsis camponoti genome encodes:
- the pdhA gene encoding pyruvate dehydrogenase (acetyl-transferring) E1 component subunit alpha, translating to MPSEQWTHPEPGDGPAAVAAQPSPEQVIAGLRATSEGGAELTQLLTPEGERVPSPQFDKYVDDIDDEALRGLYRDMVLVRRADREANAMQRQGQLGIWVPLLGQEAAQIGSGRALKQNDMAFPSYREHGVAYARGVDMKDLLGIFRCTDHSGWDYKAHGFHPYCIVIGNQVLNAAGYAMGQKFEGKVGDDDGEATICYFGDGATSQGDVHEGFVWAAVYDAPLVFFCQNNQWAISEPTERQSRLPLYQRARGYGFPGIRVDGNDVLACLAVSRWALDECRHGNGPVLIEAFTYRMDAHTTTDDPSRYRLSDELEEWKLKDPIERVRAFLARKGGADHDFFEQVQAEADAFAADLREYTFNMPEPPPERIFSNVYAEGNPVLEAQREEFLSYLDGFVSAGEH from the coding sequence ATGCCGTCCGAACAGTGGACGCACCCGGAGCCTGGAGACGGGCCGGCCGCCGTCGCGGCTCAGCCTTCGCCCGAGCAGGTGATCGCCGGATTGCGAGCGACCAGCGAAGGGGGCGCTGAGCTGACTCAGCTGCTCACCCCCGAAGGCGAACGGGTCCCGTCACCCCAGTTCGACAAGTACGTCGACGACATCGACGACGAAGCCCTGCGCGGCCTGTACCGCGACATGGTGCTCGTCCGCCGCGCGGACCGCGAAGCCAACGCGATGCAGCGCCAGGGCCAGCTCGGCATCTGGGTCCCGCTGCTCGGCCAGGAGGCCGCGCAGATCGGGTCGGGCCGCGCGCTGAAGCAGAACGACATGGCCTTCCCCAGCTACCGCGAACACGGTGTCGCGTACGCGCGCGGGGTCGACATGAAGGATCTGCTGGGCATCTTCCGCTGCACCGACCACAGCGGCTGGGACTACAAAGCTCACGGCTTCCACCCGTACTGCATCGTCATCGGCAACCAGGTGCTCAACGCCGCCGGGTACGCGATGGGGCAGAAGTTCGAGGGCAAGGTCGGGGACGACGACGGCGAAGCGACCATCTGCTACTTCGGTGACGGCGCGACCTCACAGGGCGACGTCCACGAAGGATTCGTCTGGGCCGCGGTCTACGACGCGCCGCTGGTGTTCTTCTGCCAGAACAACCAGTGGGCCATCTCCGAGCCGACCGAGCGCCAGTCGCGCCTGCCGCTCTACCAGCGCGCCCGCGGGTACGGCTTCCCCGGCATCCGCGTCGACGGCAACGACGTCCTGGCCTGCCTCGCGGTGTCCCGCTGGGCGCTCGACGAGTGCCGCCACGGCAACGGACCGGTGCTGATCGAGGCGTTCACCTACCGGATGGACGCGCACACGACGACCGACGACCCGTCGCGCTACCGGCTCTCCGACGAGCTCGAAGAGTGGAAGCTCAAGGACCCGATCGAGCGCGTCCGGGCGTTCCTGGCCCGCAAGGGCGGCGCCGACCACGACTTCTTCGAGCAGGTCCAGGCCGAGGCCGACGCCTTCGCCGCCGACCTGCGCGAATACACGTTCAACATGCCCGAGCCGCCGCCCGAGCGGATCTTCAGCAACGTCTACGCCGAGGGCAACCCGGTGCTGGAAGCGCAGCGCGAAGAGTTCCTGTCCTACCTCGACGGCTTCGTATCGGCGGGTGAGCACTGA
- a CDS encoding alpha-ketoacid dehydrogenase subunit beta — protein sequence MTDLQKLTIGKALNLGLRRAMEEDPKVLIMGEDVGKLGGVFRITDGLQKDFGEQRVLDTPLAESGIIGTAVGLAVRGFRPVCEIQFEGFIFPGFDQISSQLAKLHYRTQGKIKMPVVIRVPFGGGIGAVEHHSESPESLFAHIPGLKVISISNAVDAYWGIQQAIKSDDPILFFEPKRLYHSGALRAEIDTDGTPSPVFSSQVVREGTTATVVAYGPSVKVALDAAAAAEDEGKSLEVIDLRTLSPLDLGPVFESVRKTGRLIALSEAPSESSLTSEIAARVQQECFYSLEAPVLRVTGFDTPYPPAKLEEHYLPDLDRVLHAIDRSLAW from the coding sequence ATGACCGACCTCCAGAAACTCACCATCGGCAAGGCGCTCAACCTCGGCCTCCGGCGCGCGATGGAAGAGGACCCCAAGGTCCTGATCATGGGCGAGGACGTCGGCAAGCTCGGCGGCGTCTTCCGGATCACCGACGGCCTGCAGAAGGACTTCGGCGAGCAGCGCGTGCTGGACACGCCGCTGGCGGAGTCCGGCATCATCGGCACCGCGGTCGGCCTGGCCGTGCGCGGGTTCCGGCCGGTGTGCGAGATCCAGTTCGAGGGCTTCATCTTCCCGGGCTTCGACCAGATCTCGTCCCAGCTGGCGAAGCTGCACTACCGCACGCAGGGCAAGATCAAGATGCCCGTCGTGATCCGGGTGCCGTTCGGCGGCGGGATCGGCGCGGTCGAGCACCACTCGGAGTCGCCGGAGTCGCTGTTCGCGCACATCCCGGGCCTGAAGGTCATCTCGATTTCGAACGCCGTCGACGCCTACTGGGGCATCCAGCAGGCGATCAAGTCGGACGACCCGATCCTGTTCTTCGAGCCGAAGCGGCTGTACCACTCGGGTGCGCTGCGCGCGGAGATCGACACCGACGGCACGCCGTCCCCGGTGTTCTCCTCGCAGGTCGTCCGCGAGGGAACGACAGCGACGGTCGTCGCGTACGGCCCGTCGGTGAAGGTCGCGCTCGACGCGGCCGCCGCGGCCGAAGACGAGGGCAAGTCCCTCGAGGTCATCGACCTGCGCACGCTCTCACCGCTGGACCTCGGCCCGGTGTTCGAGTCGGTGCGCAAGACCGGCCGGCTGATCGCGCTGTCGGAGGCGCCGTCCGAGTCGTCGCTGACGTCGGAGATCGCCGCGCGCGTCCAGCAGGAGTGCTTCTACTCGCTGGAAGCGCCCGTCCTGCGGGTGACCGGGTTCGACACGCCGTACCCGCCGGCCAAGCTCGAGGAGCACTACCTCCCCGACCTGGACCGGGTGCTGCACGCCATCGACCGCTCGCTCGCCTGGTAA
- a CDS encoding M20/M25/M40 family metallo-hydrolase, which translates to MEQKSVRESVVTSWTDDVIPSLSGLVAIPALSPAFDAEWATTGHLAAAVEHVREWIAARDLPGATLDVVQLEGRTPLLLVDVPATPGAADRGTVLMYGHLDKQPPVGGWSEGLGPWTPVIRDGRLYGRGSVDDGYSGYAATTAIEAVHAAGGEHARIVVLLETGEESGSPDLPAYVEHLADRIGAVSLVICLDAGGSDYERLWLVTSLRGMLHLDVTVQLLASAQHSGIASGVVASSFRVLRKLIERLEDSETGELLLDELKVDVPADRLAELKAVSQDFPEALSKAFPLVEGGRVITEDALELMLNNAWRPTLSIIGADGFPKPADAGNVLRESTTLTLSFRLPPTADAEKGLEAVKRALTTDVPYGAKVTFGHNPQAEDGWNAPTESPWLTAALRTVSDEVFGRPHRATGMGGSIPFMGLLSRKYPEAQFLVTGACGSDSNIHVPDEWLHLDHAQRVTEAVAHILDAHARG; encoded by the coding sequence GTGGAGCAGAAATCCGTTCGTGAATCCGTCGTGACGTCGTGGACCGACGACGTCATCCCGAGTCTGTCCGGGCTGGTGGCCATCCCCGCCTTGTCCCCGGCCTTCGACGCCGAGTGGGCGACGACCGGTCACCTGGCCGCCGCCGTCGAGCACGTCCGCGAGTGGATCGCCGCGCGCGACCTGCCCGGGGCGACCCTCGACGTCGTGCAGCTCGAAGGCCGCACTCCCCTGTTGCTCGTCGACGTCCCGGCGACCCCGGGCGCGGCGGACCGGGGCACCGTCCTGATGTACGGCCACCTCGACAAGCAGCCCCCGGTCGGCGGCTGGTCCGAGGGCCTCGGCCCGTGGACGCCGGTGATCCGCGACGGCCGGCTGTACGGCCGCGGGTCCGTCGACGACGGCTACTCCGGCTACGCGGCGACGACGGCGATCGAAGCCGTCCACGCCGCCGGCGGTGAGCACGCCCGGATCGTGGTGCTCCTGGAGACCGGCGAGGAGTCCGGCAGCCCCGACCTGCCCGCGTACGTCGAGCACCTGGCCGACCGCATCGGCGCGGTGTCGCTGGTGATCTGCCTCGACGCCGGCGGCAGCGACTACGAGCGGTTGTGGCTGGTCACGAGCCTGCGCGGGATGCTGCACCTCGACGTCACCGTGCAGCTGCTGGCCTCGGCCCAGCACTCGGGCATCGCTTCGGGCGTCGTCGCCAGCTCGTTCCGCGTGCTGCGGAAGCTGATCGAGCGGCTCGAGGACAGCGAGACCGGCGAGCTGCTGCTCGACGAGCTCAAGGTCGACGTCCCGGCGGACCGGCTGGCCGAGCTCAAGGCCGTCTCGCAGGACTTCCCGGAGGCGCTGTCGAAGGCGTTCCCGCTGGTCGAGGGTGGTCGCGTGATCACCGAGGACGCGCTGGAGCTGATGCTCAACAACGCGTGGCGCCCGACGCTGTCGATCATCGGCGCCGACGGCTTCCCGAAGCCGGCCGACGCGGGCAACGTCCTGCGCGAGAGCACGACGTTGACCCTGAGCTTCCGCCTCCCGCCGACGGCCGACGCCGAGAAGGGCCTCGAAGCCGTGAAGCGGGCCCTGACCACCGACGTCCCGTACGGCGCGAAGGTCACCTTCGGTCACAACCCGCAGGCGGAGGACGGCTGGAACGCGCCGACCGAGTCGCCCTGGCTGACGGCGGCCCTGCGCACGGTCAGCGACGAGGTCTTCGGCCGGCCGCACCGCGCGACCGGCATGGGCGGCTCGATCCCGTTCATGGGCCTGCTCTCGCGCAAGTACCCGGAGGCCCAGTTCCTGGTCACCGGCGCGTGCGGGTCCGACTCGAACATCCACGTGCCGGACGAGTGGCTGCACCTGGACCACGCGCAGCGGGTCACCGAAGCCGTGGCGCACATCCTGGACGCCCACGCCCGAGGCTGA
- a CDS encoding dihydrolipoamide acetyltransferase family protein — MPTYKQFPLADTAEGLTEADILSWHVKPGDTVTVNQIVVEIETAKAAVELPIPWAGVVTELHVEPGQTVEVGTAILTIDVDPGGAAAPAPAAAPASAPAEEEEMKPLVGYGSKAVVTQRRARKGAAPAAPAPAAAVVAPPAPAPVAAPAPAPVAAPRGGYVPLAKPPVRKLAKDLGVDLHALTGTASGGVITRDDVERAANGAVVAPAASTVDTGYDPTTRERRVPIKGVRKMTAAAMVQSAYTAPHVTEFLTIDVTPMMEFREKLKKSREFAGVKVTPLTFAAKAVCLAAKRTPDINAVWDEAAQEIVFKDYVHLGIAAATPRGLIVPKVRDADSLSLKELAQALTTLTDVAREGKTSPADMANGTITITNVGVFGVDTGTPIINPGESAILCLGAIKDQPWVVDGEIKVRKVLQLSLSFDHRVVDGQQGSEFLADVGALLADPAMAMTY, encoded by the coding sequence ATGCCTACGTACAAACAGTTCCCCCTGGCCGACACGGCCGAGGGGCTGACCGAAGCCGACATCCTGTCCTGGCACGTGAAGCCGGGCGACACGGTGACGGTCAACCAGATCGTGGTCGAGATCGAGACCGCGAAGGCCGCCGTCGAGCTGCCGATCCCGTGGGCCGGGGTGGTCACGGAGCTGCACGTCGAGCCGGGGCAGACGGTGGAGGTCGGCACCGCGATCCTCACCATCGACGTCGACCCCGGTGGGGCGGCCGCTCCGGCACCGGCCGCTGCTCCCGCTTCGGCTCCGGCCGAGGAAGAAGAGATGAAGCCGCTGGTCGGCTACGGCTCCAAGGCCGTCGTGACGCAGCGGCGGGCTCGCAAGGGCGCGGCTCCGGCCGCTCCCGCTCCGGCCGCCGCTGTCGTCGCTCCTCCCGCGCCCGCCCCGGTCGCGGCGCCCGCGCCCGCCCCGGTCGCGGCTCCGCGCGGCGGGTACGTCCCGCTGGCGAAGCCGCCGGTGCGGAAGCTGGCGAAGGACCTCGGGGTCGACCTGCACGCGCTGACCGGCACCGCTTCGGGCGGCGTCATCACGCGTGACGACGTCGAGCGCGCGGCGAACGGTGCTGTCGTGGCGCCTGCCGCATCCACTGTGGACACCGGTTACGACCCCACCACCCGCGAGCGGCGCGTGCCGATCAAGGGCGTCCGCAAGATGACCGCGGCGGCGATGGTGCAGAGCGCGTACACCGCTCCGCACGTCACGGAGTTCCTGACCATCGACGTCACGCCGATGATGGAGTTCCGCGAGAAGCTGAAGAAGTCGCGGGAGTTCGCCGGGGTGAAGGTCACGCCGCTGACGTTCGCGGCGAAGGCCGTGTGCCTGGCGGCGAAGCGCACGCCGGACATCAACGCGGTGTGGGACGAGGCCGCGCAGGAGATCGTCTTCAAGGACTACGTGCACCTCGGGATCGCGGCGGCGACGCCGCGCGGCCTGATCGTGCCCAAGGTCCGTGACGCCGACTCTCTTTCGCTCAAGGAGCTGGCTCAGGCGCTGACGACGCTGACCGACGTCGCCCGCGAGGGCAAGACGTCGCCGGCGGACATGGCGAACGGCACGATCACGATCACCAACGTGGGCGTGTTCGGCGTCGACACGGGCACGCCGATCATCAACCCGGGCGAGTCCGCGATCCTGTGCCTCGGCGCGATCAAGGACCAGCCGTGGGTGGTGGACGGCGAGATCAAGGTCCGCAAGGTCCTCCAGCTGTCGCTGAGCTTCGACCACCGCGTGGTCGACGGCCAGCAGGGTTCGGAGTTCCTGGCCGACGTCGGCGCCTTGCTGGCCGACCCGGCCATGGCGATGACTTACTGA